Below is a window of Salvelinus fontinalis isolate EN_2023a chromosome 14, ASM2944872v1, whole genome shotgun sequence DNA.
AATTCGTCCTTCAATCCCAGTAGTACGATCCTTCTTTTCACCAATCCAACTATGTTAGATCAGTGATTACCTCATgcaagggaggaaggaaggatgtACTTCCCAAGTGTTCTAACAAGGCTTGGGAGTTCTAGTAGTGAGTCTCTACTGACTGTTCTATCTGCTCTCTCATCTCACAGCAGTCTCAGGACTCTGGTTCTGAGTCTCAACACCAGCTCAACACCTCCAGTCTGAAGGAGGCCCTAGAGGGCTTTGACCGCAGCCGCACGCCTTCGGCCTCCTCACACAGCTCCCGCAAGTCCTCGTCCCACACTGCTATCTCCAACCCAGCCTGTAAGCGCTGACCACATGACGTTACTACATCCATCTTGTCTAGTATGATGTCATCTGTCCTGAGAGCTTCTTTGATCCTAAGAGTAAggtgtttgttttttccttctcAGCACCTAAGCTTAAGACAGACAGGGGTACACCGGGATGCCAGTCCGTCTCTGCTATTGAGATGACATCACAGCGAAGATCATCCATCAGCAGTCAGGTCAGAGTGGGTTTCTTTCAGCTTGCGGTCAAGCCTCTCTATATTTGATAGTGATTTGGTTCCTAATGTAGTTCCTGTGCTTGTATCCAACAGCAATCGATGAGCTCCCAGCACACCCAGAACACAGGGCAGAACATGGCCCCATCCATGgttccacaacaacaaccacagcagcaACTACAACTGCAACAGcagcaaccaccaccacaacagcaGCAGCTTCAGATCCAGCCTAGTGTCCAGGTGAGAAATATTCCTCATGATTGTAATTTGGCAGTTTCTTTTGCTAGAGCCAGTGACAcagaaactcagcaaaaaaatacgtcctctcactgtcaactgagtttattttcagcaaacttaacatgtgtaaatgtttgtatgaacataagattcaacaactgagacataaactgtgactaacagaaatggaataatgtgtccctgaacaaaggggggtcaaaagtaacagtcagtatccactgcagtgcatctcctcctcatggactgcaccagatttgccagttcttgctgtgagatgttaccccactcttccaccaaggcaactgcaagttcccggacatttctggggggaatggccctagccctcaccctccgatccaacaggtcccagacgtgctcaatgggattgagatccaggctcttcgctggccatggcagaacactgacattcctgtcttgcaggaaatcatgcataGAATGAGCAGTGTGGTTGTtggcattgtcatactggagggtcatgtcaggatgagcctgcaggaagggtaccacatgagggaggaggatgtcttccctgtaacgcacagcgttgagaatgtctgcaatgacaacaagctcagtccgatgatgctgtgacacaccgccccagaccacgacggaccctccacctccaaattgatcccgctccagagtacagtcctcagtgtaacgctcattccttcaacgataaacacaaatccgaccatcacccctggtgagacaaaaccgcgactcgtcagtgaagagcactttttgccagtcctgtctggtccagcgacggtgggtttgtgcccataggcgacattgttgccggtgatgtctggtgaggacctgccttacaacaggcctacatgccctaagtccagcctctctcagcctattgaggacagtctgagcactgatggagggattgtgtgttcctggtgtaactcggtcagttgttgttgccatcctgtacatgtcctgcaggtgtgatgttcggatgtacccaatcctgtgcaggtgttgttacacgtggtctgccactgcgaggacgatcagctgtccgtcctgtctccctgtagcgctgtcttaggcgtctcactgtacggacattgcaatttattgctctggctacatctgcagtcctcatgcctccttgcagcatgcctaaggcacattcacgcagatgagcagggaccctgggcatctttcttttggtgtttttcagagtcagtagaaagtcctctttagtgtcctaagttttcataactgtgaccttaattgcctaccgtctgtaagctgttagtgtcttaacgaccgttccacaggtgcatgttcgttaattgtttatggttcatcgaacaagcatgggaaacagtgtttaaaccctttacaatgaagatctgtgaggttatttggatttttacgaattatctttgaaagaggtAACTTTGTTAGCCCATGGTACAGTTTTCCACCCAGATGGACGCAATGCAGCACCTGAAGGATCAGCTGGAGCAGAGGACCAGGATGATCGAGGCCAACATCCAGAGGCAGCAGCAGGAGCTCAGGCAGATCCAGGAAGAGCTCAACAAGGTGCAGGGCCTTGGCCTACAGGTGAGCACTGCCCCCTACTGTCTGTCTGGGGAACATCGCTATAGGGCCTCATATACTAACCACCACTGCCCTCTTATGTAGAACTGTGTGAGTACTTGAATCAAAAGGTCTGCACATTTGCGTGGATGCATGTATGTGTCATTATGCCTGTGTTTGTCTATGAAAGGAGATTCGTCTTATTCTGTGGTATTTGCTCTGGTGCAGATGTTTCTCCAGCCGGGTACTAGTGGGCTGAGCCTGGGCTCTGTGCAGCTGGCACACGGGACCACCATGCAGCCAGGGGGTGCTCTCACCATGCAGGGCCAAGTGGTGTCTGCAGGCAGTCTGCAGGGCAGCACTCCACAGCAGCATACGGTCCAACAACAACCCCAGCAGCAGTCCCAGCCCCAACAACAGAACCTGTTACGAGACACCAGCTCTGTCCTCTCACAGTCTTCAGTGCGGTCGACTCACTCTCTGCCGCCCCAGCAGAGTGCCCTACCGGCCTCCCTCTACAACACCATGATGATCTCTCAGCCCAACCAGGCCAATGTTGTCCAGATCGCCACCAGCCTGGcccagaacagcagcaacaacacagCTGCCATGGCAAACTTTGCCCAGGACCGCTCGGGACAGATCAGGTACACGATGCCACCAACAGGGTATGTTCTCCTCTCACTCGGTATGCGCCACACTCAGTGGCTGATGTTACTGAGAAATATGCTGATTATCCACAGGATTTGCATACATTTTCATGTGTCTGTCTAAAAAAAATCTGTTGCTCATTCATTACCACCCTCACTCCATCATCTCTCTCAGGTTCCCTGCTGGCTCTCAGTTGCTGACTAAGCTGGTGACTGGGCCGATGGCGTGTGGAGCGGTCATGGTCCCTACAACCATGTTCATGGGCCAGGTGGTGACAGCGTTCGCTCCTCAGCAGGGCCAGACTCAGACCATCAGCATCGCCCAGCAGCAGCCTCAGCAGCAGGAGCAACAGGCTCAGTCTCAGGCCGATGCCACACAGCAAGGGCTGGCCCAGCAACAAACACAGTTCCTCCAGGTGAGGTGACCACCAGAGAGTACCGTTTCTAAAGGTAGATCCGGTACTTGTCCCTATTCTGACCAGCCACTCACCTCTCTGTTCTTCCTTTCTAGGGCCCTCGGCTGCTCCATGGAAACCAGTCCACCCAGTTGATCCTGCAAACGGCGTTCCCACTGCAGCAGCAAGGAGCCTTCGCCAGCACACaacaccagcagcagcagcagctacaaCAGCaacatcagcagcagcagcaacaactccagcagcagcaacaacaacagcaacaacagctccaacaacagcagcaacaggagCAGCAGCTGGCCTCTCACAGGGCAGATAGCATGTCAGGCCGCTCCAGCACACAGCCCCAGTAACGTGACAACATCCGATCAGACATGTGGACTGAACCAAGTCTATTTGTCTGTGTGATGGGGTGAAGAGATCGGTTGAGAAAGCAGTATTGAGACTATGCCTCTGAGGCTACCCTGCTTCAACTTGGTCTGTAGAGTTAGTGATGGATGGATCAATAGATGGATCTCTGGCTGCCTGCACTGAACTCATGAGCCACTGGCGCGTCAGATAGAAAACAATGCTGTGCTCACAGTGAGCACGGAGTCGCTCCGCTTCATGGCCATGCTCAGAACTCTCACCACCTCACCACTGTGACAGGGGCCAGTGCTTGTCCCCTACCCTACCCTCTtcttgtgtgttcagtgtgtgctCCCGTCACCCTCACAGATGTTATTTATGCAGGACGATCCAGTCTGGAGCTTCAATCAAGGCTTCAAAGAAGTCCTACAGAGAGTAGACAGACGCCTcgtttgttttctgtttttctcATATTGTTTTTCATGTCAAATTAATTATGGGTCAGAAAATATTTTTAAGAATGTCATGTGGATTGAACTTTTATTGTACAGAACAAAAAATAATATGGAAATATatggaaaaaaagaaaaataactAATATTTTATATGATGCATGAAATGAAAAGCATAGTCTGTTATTTGTAGCTTTGAATATACCTTTTTTTCTAGTACTCTATGGAAAAAAAGGAAACCTAAACACGCTTAATGGCTGATCTTTTCACAGATTTTCTTCTTCCCAGGGACCGTGTGTCTTTATGGGACCGTGGGTGTGTAGCTGATGCTGCTGGTCGTGTCACAGTTTgtttcatcctcttcctcactttCGTAGTTTTAATAAAACTCCTCTATTGagattaaaaacagaaatgttttaaAGTTACAATATTTTTTTAGAATATATATTGTGGTCCAAAGTGACATGTTGAGGACTAAACAGATACATGATTTTACTCAGAACAATATTTTAAATTGTAAATAAAGCAAAGACCCAAAGTTGACCAAATAGACTTTAAATGTATCCTATGGAAAGCTTATGAGCTCATTATTTTCTCTGCCATCATGCCTCATAACATTTGccatagctattcataaacatttttTACACTTAAAAAGTCCTTAGTGTTTATCTTTAGTTGATTTAAATATGAGTGGGGCATTATGACTGTTTTAGAGTGGTCTCGTAACGCTCATAGCGATGCATGCAAAGTACCTCTAGGTACAGACTATACTAGTGCTTTACAATACTGTACTTTTTTAGCCCTAAAGGCTTGTGTAGAAAAATGATTATTctcatataaatatatattcaaTTACGTTTTAAATGGTCACAAAAATAACCTTAAACTCAGAAATGCAATTCACTCAGTGATATTTCTGCGCATTATCCTATTTCCGCCGTTAGAAATCTAGTGTCTGTTCTATGAATGAAATGCCCTTATgttcctactctctcctgtcactTGCAACTACAGCATGTTTATCTCCTATGAAGCTTTTTATGGGTTGGAAATGTCAGAACAAACAAAGGGGTGATATCTCTCCTCTTTAGAACATTAAATGATGGTGGATCTCATCAAATAAGTGTTTGGACAGAATGCCACTAGCAATTGTTGTGATCTGAGTTAATCTTCATGTGTTAATAAAGTCAGCTTGTCTGTTTTATATAAAGCCAGTCAGACAGTGCTGGAGGCATTATAGTGTGTGGTGGGATGGGGGGTTACTGTTTTAACCAAGATATGTTAAAATGCTAATCTGAGCTGCTGGGGTCATTAAAGTAAACATATAGCACTTATTTATACCTCTCTAACACTAAGTACCCCTTACAGACAGTATTCTCCACTTCTCAGTTGTTTGAATGGGAGAGAAAGTGCAAAAATGTTTCCTAATGTGTACTATGGCTAAGCCCAGTCCAGACAAGAATAGAGCGACTGCTAAGGCTATTTGATCCATGACCTAGAACACAAATGACCTCTGAAATAAGTGAAACTGGTGTTAGTTGGACCTGCCAAGAGAATGAATTGAACCAATTCATCATAGGGATAACAGATGTGGTATGTTTGAAGTTTTTCTGCTCCTGCTCCTCTGCCGCTTCTGTCAGACAGTACGTATATCCCCATGTAACTGTGTTATAAGGTGATGGTTTGATTGTCGTGCTGATGGGGTGTCGCTTGCCATGGCAAATTTAAAACTATGTTTGTTGAGTGGGGTCCTATGAACTGGTTGTAATGCACGTTGCCATATTAACTTCCATAGGGGATTTCCAGGTTTCTATTGTAAATGTTGTGGAGTGGGGCTCTTGGGGATCGAGCCTCTGGTTTTCCAAGCTGCTCATTTCTTGTCAGGGGCCTCTGTAGAATGGCACTTTAGTAGTAGTCGTATTGAATGTTAACTTGTCATGGTAAGGGACAGGATTAGTTATGTTCATCTCAAGAAAAAAACGATTGCCAAACTATTTAGTTATGCTTGCTTGGGCATTTCCCTATTTCCTCGATTTTCAGTGTGACAATCCTGAATCATGTGGTCAGAAAGAAGTTATTGTTTAATTGGTAGCATTTATCTTTGTGGTCTGTTCGATTTCAATAGACTTTTCTTAATAGATGGCAATTTTTTTTCTTGAGGTCTGTGAAACCTACATTATTTCACTTTTTATTGGTGGAAGAAAATCACATATCAAACCTCTCTGGAATCACAGCACAACACTATGTAGAATGTCTGGGCCCTCTAGGGGTCATTTCCTGCTCCGGTCTCTAACATGGCTGGCTGCTCCAatctacagtgcattgggaaagtattcagacccctagacttttttCTAATTCtgatatgttacagccttattctaaaattgattaaatagtttttttcctcctcaatctacacacaataccccataatgacaaagcaaaaacgttttattttttattttagcaaatgtataaattaAAAAAGAGtacatttacatgagtattcaaaccctttactcagtactttgtgtgtacctttggcagcgattacagcctcgagtcttcttgggtatgacgctacaagcttggcacacctgtatttggggagtttctcccattcttctctgcagatcctcttaagctctgtaaggttggatggggagtgttgctgcacagctattttcaggtctctccagagagttCTATtgggtccgggctctggctgggccactcagagacttgtcccgaagccactcctgcattgtcttggctgtctgcataaggtcgttgtcctgttggaaggtgaaccttcaccccagtctgaggtcctgagcgccctggagcaggttttcatcaaggttctctgtacttttctccgttcatctatacctcgatcctgactagtctcccagtccctgccgctgaaaaacctccccacgtcatgatgctgccaccaccatgcttcactgaagggatggtgccaggtttcctccagatgtgacgcttggcattcaggccaaagagttcaatcttggtttcatcagaacagagaaacttgtttttcatggtctgagagtctataggtgccttttggaaaactccaagcgactgtcatgtgtcttttactgaggagtgacttctgtctggctactctaccataaaagcctgattggtggcgtgctacagagatggttgttcttctggaaggttcacccatctccacaaaggaactctagagctctgtcagtgacatcgggttcttggtcacctccctgaccaaagcccttctcccacgattgctcagttcgagcgggcggccagctctaagaagagtcttggtggttccaaacttcttccatttaagaatgatggaggccactgtgttcttgggggccttcaatgatgcagaaatgttttagtacccttccccagatctgtgccttgacacaatcctgtctcggagctctatggacaattcctttgacctcatggcttggtttttgctctgacatgcactgtcaactgtgggaccttatgaagacaggtatgtgcctttctaaatcatgtccagtcaattgaaattactACAGATGggcttcaatcaagttgtagaaacatcaaggatgatcaatggaaacaggatgcacctgatctcaaattcgagtctcatagcaaagggtctgaatacaaacaaaaaaaatacatttgcaaaaatttcaaaaaacctgttttcgttgtcattttggggtattgtgtgtcgattgacaaggaaaaaaatatgtaatacattttagaaaatcCTGtgatgtaataaaatgtggattaagtcaaggggtctgaatactttccaaatgcacagtATGTTCATGTTGTAGTACCTCATGGCAAAACTGTCCCAGGCCCTTGTGTTTACAGTGCAGTAAGTCAGTCTGCTAGTCTCTGCTTTTTGAAATTCACCCTTAGTGCAAATGGTGGTCCCTGCTGCTAGGCTATTGGTGGTGCATTGCCATGCACAGCAGAACTTAGCTGGTACTTCTTATAACCACAAAGTTATTGTCTTGCGAGTAATGCATATCGATACAGATTTATTCAACACGTTGTATAGAAACTGTCCGTGGCTCTTACTTAAGTTGTTTGGTCACTGTgattttataatatttttttggACACAAAGTAAACCTGTGCCACCAATGGCGTGATAAACCTTACAGCTACCAGTACCGGGTCAGGCAGTGCAATACTTGAATGAATGTAATTCAATATCAAACGCTAACATAGCTGTCTGAAGACGGTCATGCATAAATAAATTAATAGTTGAGGGCTTAGCAAAAAGTATTttaacagaaaacacacctcAGATTTTAAGATTATTTTTCTATGGCCAAGCTAGACCTCAAACAATGAATTGAGCGAGTAGATATATAACGTCATACACTGTAATATACTGCTTTCATTGTGTAGAAAAGAAAGCAAAACAAAAATCTACCCAATGAGTTACCTCAAATGAGAAAGGAATTAAACAAACTGTGACATGTGTGAGGACTGTTGATCTAATGTACCCAAAACAGAACTCATCATGAGCTCATCACGAGCTCATGGTTATGCAAAGGTGTACAGAAATATTTAAAGAAATACCTATTTGATATCAATTATCCCCCCATGTAATTGGTTTCTTTTTCCCAATAAATGTTATAAATTCTCTCAAAATATTCCTCTGAAAATGTGATGAGGAATActagatcatttgttttgtttttattaaGTTTTAACAATTAGGAATGCTAGAGTTTAATATTTTGGATCATCTCTAGGATGACCACATTCATGGTCTCTTTTAACAAATTACCCATATAAGACTTATCCACATGTTTATTGGACGTATCAAAGTAGGGATCCCTTATGTTGTATCTCAAAAGGCTACAATAAGGTAATTCAACCCAGACTATGTGAGGTGGGGGAAAATGGAGTGGTATTGATGTTTTGTATCCAAAGTGAAAGATGTGAATAAATTGTTATACTTGGTTTTAATACCCAGATGGAAAGACCAATGTAAAAGGTGGTGAATCATGttctaatgtacagtaccagtcaaaaatctggacacacctactcactcaagggtGATTCTTTATTTgttctattttatacattgtagaataatagtgaagacatcaaaactatgaaataacacattgaatcatgtagtaaccaaaaaaagtgttaaatcaaaatatattttcaaattaGCCacactttgctttgatgacagctttgcacattcttggcattctctcaacctgattcacctggaatgcttttccaacagtcttgaaggagttgccaCATATTCTGagtacttgttagctgcttttccttcactctgcaatccaactcatcccaaaccatctcaattgggttggggtcgggtgattgtggaggtggGTCGCCTGATgcccttacacagcatggaggtgtgttgtgtcatagtcctgttgaaaaacagatcgtcccactaagcgcaaaccatatgggatggcgtgtcgctgcagaatattgtggtagccatgctagttaagtgtgccttgaattctaaaatacctctgcagtagaggtaacacTGGGTCGGTCTTCCtttgctgtggcggtcctcatgagattcagtttcatcatagcacttgatggtatTTGCAACTTCACTTGAAGAAGTTCTtgcaattttccagattgactgacctgcatgtcttaaagtaatgatggactgttgtttctctttgcttatttgagctgttcttgccataatatggactttgtttGTACCtaacagggctatcttctgtataccacccctaccttgtcacaacacaactgattggctcaaacgcattaagaaaagaaataacacaaattaacttttaacaaggcacacctgttaattgaaatgcattctaggtgactacctcatgaagctggttgagagaatgccaagagcgagtaaagctgtcaaggcaaagggtggctactttgaagaatctttcaTATaaaatattttcatttgtttaacactttttttggttactacatgattccatgtgtgttatttcatagttttgatgtcttcatttattctacaatgtagaaaatagtaaaaataaagaaatcctGGAaagagtagatgtgtccaaacttttgactggtactgtacgcaCTAGAAGTTCTGAATGTCTATCAGTGAGTGTTCTTCTCTCTATCATTTAATCTTTGTATGTGTGGTGTTCTTTGCAGAACATTTGTTTGGCTCATGAAATGAATCTGTGCAGTACACTTTGCAGAAAGCACCTGGAACTGGAAAATGCTGTTTTAATACTCAATATCTCTTAGCCCTTGGCTATAACTCTATTTTGCCATGTGTCACTTTTTACACCAGCTGTTCTTGACTTGGGCCAACCCATAATACTTTTAATTATAGAATTAGAACAAGTAGAATGGACAGTTTGCATTGAACTACATTTCTCAGCATTTTAGTCAAGTAAAAAATTCCACAACCTCTGGGTAGTTCTGTGACACCATATTAGTTGAACCACAAAATTCAAGCACATTGATCCTTGAGGGTGCACAGAAATCAGTAGAACGGaccaacatacagttgaagtcggaagtttacatacacttaggttggagtcattaaaactcgtttttcaaccactccacacatttcttgttaacaaactatagttttggcaagtcggttaggacatctactttatgcatgacacaagtaatttttccaacaattgtttacagacagattatttcacttataattaattcattgtatcacaattccagtgggtcagacgtttacatacactaagttgactatgcctttaaacagcttgtaaaattccagaaaatgacgtcatggctttagaagcttctgataggctaattgacataatttgagtcaattggaggtgtacctgtggatgtatttcaaggcctactttcaaactcggtgcctctttgcttgacatcatgggaaaatcaaaaaaatcaaaagaaattgtagacctccacaattctggtccatccttgggagcaatttcgaaacgcctgaaggtaccacgttcatctgtacaaacaatagtatgcaagtataaacaccatgg
It encodes the following:
- the LOC129869622 gene encoding circadian locomoter output cycles protein kaput-like isoform X1 encodes the protein MTSSIGGDDASSIFDGLMEEDEKDKAKRVSRNKSEKKRRDQFNVLIKELGTMLPGNTRKMDKSTILQKSIDFLRKHKEIAAQSESSEIRQDWKPPFLSNEEFTQLMLEDYSSSRLSAMALDGFFLAIMTDGNIIYVSESVTSLLEHLPSDLVDQNLLNFLPLVEHSDVYKALSSHILEGETLTPEYLKTKNQLEFCCHMLRGTIDPKEPPVYEYVKFIGNFKSLNNVPNSTRNGLEGVIQRSLRPAFEDRVCFIATVRLAKPQFIKEMCTVEEPNEEFTSRHSLEWKFLFLDHRAPPIIGYLPFEVLGTSGYDYYHVDDLETLAKCHEHLMQYGKGKSCYYRFLTKGQQWIWLQTHYYITYHQWNSRPEFIVCTHTVVSYAEVRAEQRRELGIVEESLPEISAVDKQSQDSGSESQHQLNTSSLKEALEGFDRSRTPSASSHSSRKSSSHTAISNPASPKLKTDRGTPGCQSVSAIEMTSQRRSSISSQQSMSSQHTQNTGQNMAPSMVPQQQPQQQLQLQQQQPPPQQQQLQIQPSVQPMVQFSTQMDAMQHLKDQLEQRTRMIEANIQRQQQELRQIQEELNKVQGLGLQMFLQPGTSGLSLGSVQLAHGTTMQPGGALTMQGQVVSAGSLQGSTPQQHTVQQQPQQQSQPQQQNLLRDTSSVLSQSSVRSTHSLPPQQSALPASLYNTMMISQPNQANVVQIATSLAQNSSNNTAAMANFAQDRSGQIRYTMPPTGFPAGSQLLTKLVTGPMACGAVMVPTTMFMGQVVTAFAPQQGQTQTISIAQQQPQQQEQQAQSQADATQQGLAQQQTQFLQGPRLLHGNQSTQLILQTAFPLQQQGAFASTQHQQQQQLQQQHQQQQQQLQQQQQQQQQQLQQQQQQEQQLASHRADSMSGRSSTQPQ
- the LOC129869622 gene encoding circadian locomoter output cycles protein kaput-like isoform X3; the protein is MTSSIGGDDASSIFDGLMEEDEKDKAKRVSRNKSEKKRRDQFNVLIKELGTMLPGNTRKMDKSTILQKSIDFLRKHKEIAAQSESSEIRQDWKPPFLSNEEFTQLMLEDYSSSRLSAMALDGFFLAIMTDGNIIYVSESVTSLLEHLPSDLVDQNLLNFLPLVEHSDVYKALSSHILEGETLTPEYLKTKNQLEFCCHMLRGTIDPKEPPVYEYVKFIGNFKSLNNVPNSTRNGLEGVIQRSLRPAFEDRVCFIATVRLAKPQFIKEMCTVEEPNEEFTSRHSLEWKFLFLDHRAPPIIGYLPFEVLGTSGYDYYHVDDLETLAKCHEHLMQYGKGKSCYYRFLTKGQQWIWLQTHYYITYHQWNSRPEFIVCTHTVVSYAEVRAEQRRELGIVEESLPEISAVDKQSQDSGSESQHQLNTSSLKEALEGFDRSRTPSASSHSSRKSSSHTAISNPASPKLKTDRGTPGCQSVSAIEMTSQRRSSISSQQSMSSQHTQNTGQNMAPSMVPQQQPQQQLQLQQQQPPPQQQQLQIQPSVQPMVQFSTQMDAMQHLKDQLEQRTRMIEANIQRQQQELRQIQEELNKVQGLGLQMFLQPGTSGLSLGSVQLAHGTTMQPGGALTMQGQVVSAGSLQGSTPQQHTVQQQPQQQSQPQQQNLLRDTSSVLSQSSVRSTHSLPPQQSALPASLYNTMMISQPNQANVVQIATSLAQNSSNNTAAMANFAQDRSGQIRFPAGSQLLTKLVTGPMACGAVMVPTTMFMGQVVTAFAPQQGQTQTISIAQQQPQQQEQQAQSQADATQQGLAQQQTQFLQGPRLLHGNQSTQLILQTAFPLQQQGAFASTQHQQQQQLQQQHQQQQQQLQQQQQQQQQQLQQQQQQEQQLASHRADSMSGRSSTQPQ
- the LOC129869622 gene encoding circadian locomoter output cycles protein kaput-like isoform X2, whose protein sequence is MTSSIGGDDASSIFDGLMEEDEKDKAKRVSRNKSEKKRRDQFNVLIKELGTMLPGNTRKMDKSTILQKSIDFLRKHKEIAAQSESSEIRQDWKPPFLSNEEFTQLMLEDYSSSRLSAMALDGFFLAIMTDGNIIYVSESVTSLLEHLPSDLVDQNLLNFLPLVEHSDVYKALSSHILEGETLTPEYLKTKNQLEFCCHMLRGTIDPKEPPVYEYVKFIGNFKSLNNVPNSTRNGLEGVIQRSLRPAFEDRVCFIATVRLAKPQFIKEMCTVEEPNEEFTSRHSLEWKFLFLDHRAPPIIGYLPFEVLGTSGYDYYHVDDLETLAKCHEHLMQYGKGKSCYYRFLTKGQQWIWLQTHYYITYHQWNSRPEFIVCTHTVVSYAEVRAEQRRELGIVEESLPEISAVDKQSQDSGSESQHQLNTSSLKEALEGFDRSRTPSASSHSSRKSSSHTAISNPASPKLKTDRGTPGCQSVSAIEMTSQRRSSISSQQSMSSQHTQNTGQNMAPSMVPQQQPQQQLQLQQQQPPPQQQQLQIQPSVQFSTQMDAMQHLKDQLEQRTRMIEANIQRQQQELRQIQEELNKVQGLGLQMFLQPGTSGLSLGSVQLAHGTTMQPGGALTMQGQVVSAGSLQGSTPQQHTVQQQPQQQSQPQQQNLLRDTSSVLSQSSVRSTHSLPPQQSALPASLYNTMMISQPNQANVVQIATSLAQNSSNNTAAMANFAQDRSGQIRYTMPPTGFPAGSQLLTKLVTGPMACGAVMVPTTMFMGQVVTAFAPQQGQTQTISIAQQQPQQQEQQAQSQADATQQGLAQQQTQFLQGPRLLHGNQSTQLILQTAFPLQQQGAFASTQHQQQQQLQQQHQQQQQQLQQQQQQQQQQLQQQQQQEQQLASHRADSMSGRSSTQPQ
- the LOC129869622 gene encoding circadian locomoter output cycles protein kaput-like isoform X6, with protein sequence MTSSIGGDDASSIFDGLMEEDEKDKAKRVSRNKSEKKRRDQFNVLIKELGTMLPGNTRKMDKSTILQKSIDFLRKHKEIAAQSESSEIRQDWKPPFLSNEEFTQLMLEDYSSSRLSAMALDGFFLAIMTDGNIIYVSESVTSLLEHLPSDLVDQNLLNFLPLVEHSDVYKALSSHILEGETLTPEYLKTKNQLEFCCHMLRGTIDPKEPPVYEYVKFIGNFKSLNNVPNSTRNGLEGVIQRSLRPAFEDRVCFIATVRLAKPQFIKEMCTVEEPNEEFTSRHSLEWKFLFLDHRAPPIIGYLPFEVLGTSGYDYYHVDDLETLAKCHEHLMQYGKGKSCYYRFLTKGQQWIWLQTHYYITYHQWNSRPEFIVCTHTVVSYAEVRAEQRRELGIVEESLPEISAVDKQSQDSGSESQHQLNTSSLKEALEGFDRSRTPSASSHSSRKSSSHTAISNPASPKLKTDRGTPGCQSVSAIEMTSQRRSSISSQQSMSSQHTQNTGQNMAPSMVPQQQPQQQLQLQQQQPPPQQQQLQIQPSVQFSTQMDAMQHLKDQLEQRTRMIEANIQRQQQELRQIQEELNKVQGLGLQMFLQPGTSGLSLGSVQLAHGTTMQPGGALTMQGQVVSAGSLQGSTPQQHTVQQQPQQQSQPQQQNLLRDTSSVLSQSSVRSTHSLPPQQSALPASLYNTMMISQPNQANVVQIATSLAQNSSNNTAAMANFAQDRSGQIRFPAGSQLLTKLVTGPMACGAVMVPTTMFMGQVVTAFAPQQGQTQTISIAQQQPQQQEQQAQSQADATQQGLAQQQTQFLQGPRLLHGNQSTQLILQTAFPLQQQGAFASTQHQQQQQLQQQHQQQQQQLQQQQQQQQQQLQQQQQQEQQLASHRADSMSGRSSTQPQ